Proteins encoded within one genomic window of Megalopta genalis isolate 19385.01 chromosome 10, iyMegGena1_principal, whole genome shotgun sequence:
- the LOC117219975 gene encoding proline-, glutamic acid- and leucine-rich protein 1, with protein sequence MATIMELINFYDHSSKEYEELLQDLLCSNGDIPFNVEEVDEALNIIISTINNYLNRVNTRYNGLVILDKSLTQYSETTILKYCTLWISKATQVLESIHSVPQELNISCKVLGQLIIRTKEIPEIHKQVSMQNVKQLINAVGNLHSEKRSSSIYYLIAILLYHYPEVCERFQVTIRNLILPQIDSTQNSLINSSARCYALLAKATERSFKPPASKPTYTGWLYHQALICNSLHTIMDMLFSSLIELENVSIWDKLDLPDISEENIIQFYFKQKQRFLNLCSYLSCMLRGFDKKNSVLPTDILKVLCRGLAIQPSNLKNQESIKGQMLYLILPQLHIALFNVLDALINGFKEQLIPFGSTILQLFLQSLQWTEPVLKNKITLSGDKPFKNVRISVYKCLTSWLVNTNSLSGVETIADEYLQSILKDIVPERDCVLLTLQKTHNLSKRALKRLRDSQYEKGAYLTNGLDSSREHYLDIDTCKSSLIASQHIFLNGGNCLKQTFFKTIQNIIIPLLYDCYLSSAEQKFYKDNPDCRLQLLRLLRALQMSPHCLVPLPTQYSLEIFEMALCDANLCIIQEAKIALAELEKIIHPHAPSIQLTQVETIQKEFVSEDEIAEPNQREEIVVSFDTENVVVENSELSNKKNGATISDIEENTLDEDKTPSNEKSKSTDSHPEESILDGDTPSSDRNDEASISQSKESILDDNITPSLDTESKEATSQTKETIVDEEMTRLTSRKNKATVFHPEENILDDDVAPSSTKKLKSNIHLEESIELENDKKDSAVENKKEEQEEEMLQLFQDVLKND encoded by the exons ATGGCAACGATAATGGAATTGATTAATTTCTACGACCactcttcaaaggaatacgaggAACTTTTACAAGATTTACTTTGTTCTAATGGAGATATACCATTTAACGTAGAAGAA gTGGATGAAGcactgaatataataatatcaactatcaataattatttaaatcgtGTTAACACCAGGTACAATGGTTTAGTAATTTTAGACAAGAGTTTGACACAATATTCGGAAActacaattttaaaatattgcaCACTATGGATATCGAAAGCCACACAAGTACTAGAAAGCATTCATAGTGTCCCACAGGAATTGAATATTTCATGTAAAGTGCTTGGGCAATTAATTATACGAACAAAGGAGATTCCAGAAATACATAAGCAAGTGTCTATGCAAAATGTGAAACAGCTTATAAATGCTGTAGGCAATTTACATTCAGAAAAGCGCTCTAGTTCGATATATTACTTAATTGCTATATTATTGTATCACTATCCTGAAGTTTGCGAGCGTTTTCAA GTAACCATAAGGAATCTAATATTACCACAAATAGATTCCACTCAAAACAGTTTAATTAACTCAAGTGCAAGATGTTATGCACTTTTAGCTAAAGCTACAGAACGTTCATTTAAACCACCTGCTTCAAAACCTACTTACACTGGTTGGTTGTACCACCAAGCACTTATTTGTAACAGTTTACATACTATAATGGATATGTTATTTTCTAGTTTGATAGAATTAGAAAACGTAAGCATTTGGGATAAACTGGATTTACCAGATATATCTGAAGAGAATATTatccaattttatttcaaacaaAAACAAAGATTTTTAAATCTCTGCTCTTATTTGTCTTGTATGTTACG tggatttgataaaaaaaattcagtATTGCCTACTGATATCTTAAAAGTTTTATGCAGAGGATTAGCAATACAACCatcaaatttaaaaaatcaggaGTCTATCAAAGGACAAATGTTATACCTTATTTTACCACAATTGCATATTGCATTATTTAATGTACTGGATGCATTAATAAATGG ATTTAAGGAGCAGTTAATACCATTTGGATCAACCATATTACAACTGTTTCTTCAATCATTGCAATGGACTGAGCCAGTCTTAAAGAATAAAATAACTCTTAGTGGTGACAAACCATTCAAAAATGTTAGAATATCCGTTTACAAATGTCTTACATCTTGGCTAGTGAACACGAATTCCCTATCAGGTGTAGAAACAATTGCAGATGAATATCTTCAGTCTATATTAAAAGATATTGTACCGGAAAGGGATTGTGTTCTGTTAACT CTTCAGAAAACTCATAACTTATCGAAACGAGCGTTAAAACGACTTCGAGATAGTCAATATGAAAAAGGTGCTTATCTGACTAATGGATTGGATTCTAGCAGAGAACATTATTTAGATATAGATACGTGTAAAAGTTCTCTTATAGCATCACAACACATATTTCTGAATGGTGGTAATTGTTTAAAGCAAACATTTTTTAAA actatacaaaatataataatacctCTTCTATATGATTGTTACCTGAGTTCTGCAGAGCAAAAGTTTTATAAAGATAATCCCGATTGTCGTTTGCAATTACTGAGACTTCTGAGAGCTTTACAAATGAGTCCTCATTGTTTAGTGCCTTTGCCAACACAGTACTCtttagaaatatttgaaatgGCTCTATGCGATGCTAACTTATGCATTATTCAAGAAGCAAAAATAGCGTTAGCAGAACTAGAAAAGATCATACATCCCCATGCACCATCTATACAGTTGACTCAAGTAGA AACGATACAAAAGGAATTTGTTTCTGAAGATGAAATAGCAGAACCTAATCAAAGGGAAGAAATTGTTGTTTCATTTGATACCGAAAATGTAGTTGTTGAAAACTCAGAATTATCAAATAAAAAGAATGGAGCAACAATTTCTGATATTGAGGAGAATACATTAGATGAAGATAAAACACCATCAAATGAAAAAAGTAAATCAACAGATTCCCATCCTGAAGAGAGTATTTTAGATGGGGATACACCATCATCAGACAGAAATGATGAAGCATCAATTTCTCAATCTAAAGAAAGTATTTTAGATGATAATATAACACCATCTTTAGATACCGAAAGTAAAGAAGCAACTTCCCAAACTAAAGAAACTATTGTAGATGAAGAAATGACACGATTAACAAGTCGAAAAAATAAAGCAACGGTTTTCCATCCTGAAGAGAATATTTTAGATGATGATGTTGCACCATCTTCAactaaaaaattaaaatcaaaTATTCATCTTGAAGAATCTATTGAACTTGAGAATGATAAGAAAGATTCAGCAGTAGAGAACAagaaagaagaacaagaagaagaaatgTTACAATTGTTTCAGGATGTACtaaaaaatgattaa
- the RpL8 gene encoding ribosomal protein L8, which yields MGRVIRAQRKGAGSVFRSHTKRRKGAPKLRSLDYSERHGYIKGVVKDILHDPGRGAPLAVVHFRDPYKFKTRKELFIAPEGMYTGQFLYCGKKANLQIGNVMPVGQMPEGTIVCNLEEKTGDRGRLARASGNYATVIAHNPDTKKTRVKLPSGAKKVIPSNNRAMVGIVAGGGRIDKPILKAGRAYHKYKAKRNCWPKVRGVAMNPVEHPHGGGNHQHIGKASTVKRGTSAGRKIGLIAARRTGRIRGGKTDTKKDD from the exons ATGGGCAGAGTAATTCGTGCTCAGCGAAAGGGTGCTGGGTCTGTTTTCAGATCCCACACAAAAAGGAGAAAGGGAGCACCCAAACTTCGTTCTCTGGATTATTCTGAAAGGCATGGATACATCAAAGGTGTTGTAAAG GACATTCTCCACGATCCTGGTCGTGGTGCACCTTTAGCTGTTGTACATTTCCGTGACCCATACAAGTTTAAAACACGCAAAGAATTGTTTATTGCACCTGAAGGAATGTACACTGGACAGTTCCTATATTGTGGAAAGAAAG CAAATCTTCAAATTGGAAATGTGATGCCTGTTGGTCAAATGCCTGAGGGTACTATCGTTTGTAATTTGGAGGAAAAGACTGGCGATAGAGGCCGTTTAGCTAGAGCATCTGGAAACTATGCCACAGTTATTGCTCACAATCCAGATACAAAGAAAACCAGAGTAAAATTACCATCTGGTGCCAAGAAAGTCATTCCATCCAACAACAGAGCTATGGTTGGCATTGTTGCTGGTGGTGGACGTATTGACAAGCCGATTCTTAAAGCTGGCCGTGCTTATCATAAATATAAGGCTAAGAGAAACTGTTGGCCAAAG gTTCGTGGTGTTGCTATGAACCCTGTTGAGCATCCTCACGGTGGTGGTAACCATCAACATATTGGTAAAGCATCTACAGTTAAACGTGGAACTAGCGCTGGTCGTAAGATTGGTCTTATTGCTGCGCGTCGTACCGGAAGAATCAGAGGAGGAAAAACCGATACCAAGAAAGACGATTAA